The nucleotide window CATCTGTACGCATCACGTTACCGGCGTGATACACAAACATGAACGACAGCTGGAAGTTGCGCCAGTTGACATTGTTGATCAAAGCACCGCTGAAAAGAGGAGTCAGAGAACCACTGTACACCGCAATATCAGGATTTGTTACGGCTGCATTTACCGCTACACCGTCCAGGTTATATACCATCGGTTCTCCATAGTTGTTCAAGCCGGCATAAGGATAACTGTACAGCGCTTTGTAAGGCCTGCCCTGTAAAAAATAATCTCCATCTGAGATTAATGAAGAAGCGGTACCAGGCTTGAGGTCTACACGTGTTACTTTATTTTTGTTATAGGAACCATTCAAGGTGATGTCCCAACCGAAATTACGCTGACGAATCACCTGTCCTTTCAGCATCAGCTCAATACCTTTGTTTTCCATCGCACCATTATTCAGGATAGCAGAGGTAAATCCCATGGCAGGATCGATGGTTACCGTGGTCAGCAGATCATCACTCTTCTTCTGATAGATATCAACAGAGCCTGATATCCTGTCTTTCAGCACAGCGAAGTCAATACCGAAGTTGGTGGTAGTGGTTCTTTCCCAACGCAGATTAGGATTGGGTGGTGATTTGATGGAGCCAGTCGTGTTATTGGTCAGGGAATTAAGACCATAACTCACTGTCATAAAAGGTCCGGATTCTTTGGCCACATTACCATTGATACCGTAGGAAGCCCGCAGCTTTAACATATTGAGCCATGCAATGTCTTCCATAAATTTCTCCTTGCTGATAATCCAGCTGGCACCAGTAGACCATAAAGGTCTGTACTGGTAAGCAGGATTGGTACCAAACAGGTTAGACAGATCGTAACGTGCGCTTCCGCTGATCATGTACTTACCGTCATAGATATAACTGGCATTTCCATAGAAAGAAAAATAACGGTTGGTCACTTCACCCATTGACTGCAGATCTTTGAAATTGAGCCTGCCCTGGTGTCTGTTGAGCCCCACCATACCATTGATCATTTCAGTGGTATTGTTAAGCGGCACATACTGAAGGGTGAGCGGATCATAACCAAACATGGCCATGAAGTCACGGTTGTTTTTCACCTCTCTGGTCTCAGAACCAACGATGGCAGCTATTTCATGCTGTGGAGAGATGGTTTTATTAAAATTCAGCTGATTACGGAGCGTATAGGCGCGAAGGTAGTTACCATAACTACGGAAAGCATTTCCTTGCGGCAGCTTATACACTACATTGCCTTTTGTATCGAGGGAGGTAAAGCTGTTCATTTTATCCCGCATGTAGTAGGAGGCTGCATCCAGCAGCTGCTCTGTTTTCCCGGCATTTTTTTCATACTGGAACATGCCTTCATAGGTAAGCCAGGGCCGGATTTTAGCGTTTAATTTGCCGTAGGCACGTGTTTTAAGATTGCGTGTCCAGGCCAGGTTATAGTTCTGTTCATCAGATACGATCTTATTAGGGGAATACAGGTTGTATTTCGTATAGTCGGCTAGTTCATCCGGCTGCAGTCTGTTACGGAGTGGTAATGGATTACCATTCTGATCGAAGATAGGTTCAAAAGGCTGCTGGTCGTTGATCAGATCTACCAGATAAGTACCGTCCGGGCCGGGCGCTTTTGAATCGCTGTAGTTCAGGTATACACCTCCTTCTGCTGTCAACCATTTATTGACAGAGAGGGTATTGCGGAAGTTGAGGCCCAGGTTTTTATTGTTGTCAGAACGTTGGTATCCCTGTTCGTTCCGGAAGGTAGCGGAGAAGTTGAAAGCATTGCCGGCCGTGGCTTTGGAGAGAGACAGGTTATACTGCTGATTGGATGAAGGACGCATCAGCTGCAGCACTTGTTTGTTGTATAAATCCATGCTGCGCAGTTGGTTCATTTTTTCATCTGCTTGAGCACGGGTAAGTTTTCCTTCTGCCACCTGCAGCATGATGTCTACCGCTGGAGTAATAGCGCCAGTGTAGTTACGCAGGCGGTTGGCTTCCTGTAGCGGATTGGTTTTATAAGCAGGATCGTTGTCGAAATAGTTATAGGTAAGATCTAGGAGTTCGCTGGCACTGGCCTTGTTCAGGTAAGAGAGATCATATTTCGGTTTTACCGCGAAATCACCGGAGAAGCTGATCCTGGTAGCGCCTGCCTTTGCTTTTTTGGTGGTGATCACAATGACGCCATTGGCTGCACGGGCGCCATAGATAGAAGCTGCTGCCGCATCCTTCAGCACCGTAATGTTTTCAATATCTTCCGGGTTGATATTGGGTACATTATCTTTCAGTTTAAAGTTAAAGTCGTAGGAAGTATTCTCTACCGGGAAACCATCAATCACATACAAAGGTGCACTGGTGGCCATAAAGGTGCTGTTACCACGAATGCTGATATCGCCTTTAAAGCTCACCACCCCAGGCAGCGTACCTTCCAGAACCTGCGACAGGCTGGAGATACGGCGTTTTTCCAGATCAGCAGATTTAACAGTAGCAAAAGCTCCGGTAGCTCTTTCTTTCGATAGTGTCTGATAACCTGTTACCACTACTTCATCCAGTACTTTGCTGTCCATGATCACATTCAGGTTCACAGCTTGCCCAAGTACCATCCGCTTACGTTCCATGCCGGCGTATGTGAAAATTAAGGCAGTAGCCTTTACCGGCACCGCGATAATGAAGTAACCATTGTTATCTGAGACAGCCCATTTTTTTCCACCTTCCAGCTGGATGGTTACGCCGGGAAGTGGCGTACCGCTCTGTTCTCTAACAGTACCGCTGATGGTGCGTGTTTCCTCTTCTTCCACACTTCCCTGTACCACGCCAGGAGCAAGGTTTTCCACCTTATGATCTTTTTTTTGCCGGGCAACAATGGTATAATGATTTTTATCTACATACAGAAACAACAGGTCGGTAGGATACAATATGCTTTTCAGCACTTCTTCCACCGGCTTACCTTTCATGGCATCTACATTGACATTGGTGTTTTTGTTCTTCAATAAAACACCTTCGTACATAAAGGTGGTGCCGTATAGGGCAGTCACCCTGTCCAATGCGTATTTCACCGGCGTAGGTGCCGGGTATCGGCCGGGAACTGATTGTTGTGCAAAAACAAAGGCACTGGTGAGTAACAGTACACACAGGTACAGGAAGCCATACAGGCTTTGTCTAGTACAAATCCTCATTGATTTTGGTTTTTTAATTACGCTGTTTAATATCCGCGCTGACCATTGTTTTTCAGGAACAGCGTGTCATTGTTCTTCTCGATTTTTACGTTTAGTATGGCTGATAATTCAAACAGTACATTGTTGACATTATTCAGTGATAAAGTACCTTCTATAGTACGGTGGGCAATGGATGTATCTTGCAGAATGATGATGAAACCATAGGTATCCTGCAGGGTATGTATAATCTCGCTGACCGAGGTTTGTTTCAGTTTCATTTTGTTTTCACGCCATGCCAGCGTAGTTCCGGCATCAGCGGTATTTTTCTTAAGCTGGCCATTGTCTTTGTCATACGATGCTTTTTCATCTGGTTGCAACAGCAGGACCTGATGATGATGCTGTGCAGATACTTTTACTTTTCCCTGCTGAAGGAAGACTTCTGTCTTTTCCCTTCGATGTTTTACATTGAAGATGGTGCCCAGTACCTCTACACGAACAGCGCCGGCATGGACCGTAAAATGCTGAGCAGTGGGCATTGTTGCAGGTCGCACTTCAAACAGCGCTTCTCCTTCCAGCCACACCTCCCGCTTTCCGTCTTTCCATGAATGATAACTGAGCGCTGAATGAGCATTAAGGATGACGACAGAAGAATCCGGCAATGTAACGCGTACCTGTTGACCATATCCGCTCTCCACCCTGTTCATTTTGGGAGGCAGCAACTGGTACCAGATAGTAGCAGCGATCAGCAATGGCAGCAACACAGCCGCCACCATCCAGCGTTTGCGGGCGTTGCGTTTCAACGGCACCACCGGTGTTTCTCCTAACCGGGATTGTATCTGTGCCCACAGGGCTGCTTTATCGTTAGCAGCAGGCTTGATCCTTTTCAGGCAATAGATGGCTTGTAATGCTTCCACAGCCTGTTCCAATTCCTGCAGGTTGTCTGGTTGGCTGTCGCGATAGGCCGTCCAGAATGCTGTCGCTTCCGGTGTGGCATATCTCACCCACTCCCTGAAAAAAACATCTTCCAGGAAATCATCTTTCTTAAATAAATAATAGCGCTTCAATATCAGTTCTTCGTTAGCATCACATTAATCATCACAGGAGAGTAAGAAATGACTACCCCGTGTTTCATACAGAACACAGGGATTTTGCAAAACACCCCACTTTTTTTCAATTTTTTTATACTTTTTTAATTAGAAACTATAAAAGCACTGATTTCATTGATTTTATATCGATGTATATTTTTCATATTTATTCTTAGTTATATGTAGCCAGGACAATCGGGAAAGGCTATACATTTTTTTGTACATTTAGCCATTCAAGTGGGGAGATGGACGTTTTAACAACAGCTGATACAATACTCTGGACAGCATTACAACAAGGCGATGAACAGGCTTTTGCCA belongs to Chitinophaga sp. HK235 and includes:
- a CDS encoding SusC/RagA family TonB-linked outer membrane protein, encoding MRICTRQSLYGFLYLCVLLLTSAFVFAQQSVPGRYPAPTPVKYALDRVTALYGTTFMYEGVLLKNKNTNVNVDAMKGKPVEEVLKSILYPTDLLFLYVDKNHYTIVARQKKDHKVENLAPGVVQGSVEEEETRTISGTVREQSGTPLPGVTIQLEGGKKWAVSDNNGYFIIAVPVKATALIFTYAGMERKRMVLGQAVNLNVIMDSKVLDEVVVTGYQTLSKERATGAFATVKSADLEKRRISSLSQVLEGTLPGVVSFKGDISIRGNSTFMATSAPLYVIDGFPVENTSYDFNFKLKDNVPNINPEDIENITVLKDAAAASIYGARAANGVIVITTKKAKAGATRISFSGDFAVKPKYDLSYLNKASASELLDLTYNYFDNDPAYKTNPLQEANRLRNYTGAITPAVDIMLQVAEGKLTRAQADEKMNQLRSMDLYNKQVLQLMRPSSNQQYNLSLSKATAGNAFNFSATFRNEQGYQRSDNNKNLGLNFRNTLSVNKWLTAEGGVYLNYSDSKAPGPDGTYLVDLINDQQPFEPIFDQNGNPLPLRNRLQPDELADYTKYNLYSPNKIVSDEQNYNLAWTRNLKTRAYGKLNAKIRPWLTYEGMFQYEKNAGKTEQLLDAASYYMRDKMNSFTSLDTKGNVVYKLPQGNAFRSYGNYLRAYTLRNQLNFNKTISPQHEIAAIVGSETREVKNNRDFMAMFGYDPLTLQYVPLNNTTEMINGMVGLNRHQGRLNFKDLQSMGEVTNRYFSFYGNASYIYDGKYMISGSARYDLSNLFGTNPAYQYRPLWSTGASWIISKEKFMEDIAWLNMLKLRASYGINGNVAKESGPFMTVSYGLNSLTNNTTGSIKSPPNPNLRWERTTTTNFGIDFAVLKDRISGSVDIYQKKSDDLLTTVTIDPAMGFTSAILNNGAMENKGIELMLKGQVIRQRNFGWDITLNGSYNKNKVTRVDLKPGTASSLISDGDYFLQGRPYKALYSYPYAGLNNYGEPMVYNLDGVAVNAAVTNPDIAVYSGSLTPLFSGALINNVNWRNFQLSFMFVYHAGNVMRTDARAITGLPNSAGFIKGGADNVWKQPGDELYTNVPRISWEYDPRKSSFRDAYYRYGDQNVVSASYIKARNLALSYSLPKQWIKKAKIADARIRFQADNLFYIGFNGEGIDPEAMDFKGGSRSLPIMPTYNIGFNITL
- a CDS encoding FecR family protein, translating into MKRYYLFKKDDFLEDVFFREWVRYATPEATAFWTAYRDSQPDNLQELEQAVEALQAIYCLKRIKPAANDKAALWAQIQSRLGETPVVPLKRNARKRWMVAAVLLPLLIAATIWYQLLPPKMNRVESGYGQQVRVTLPDSSVVILNAHSALSYHSWKDGKREVWLEGEALFEVRPATMPTAQHFTVHAGAVRVEVLGTIFNVKHRREKTEVFLQQGKVKVSAQHHHQVLLLQPDEKASYDKDNGQLKKNTADAGTTLAWRENKMKLKQTSVSEIIHTLQDTYGFIIILQDTSIAHRTIEGTLSLNNVNNVLFELSAILNVKIEKNNDTLFLKNNGQRGY